In the genome of Fimbriimonadia bacterium, one region contains:
- a CDS encoding 50S ribosomal protein L1 encodes MIKQERKKLKTKPHSGRYVELTKKVEPDKFLPMSEAIEVVKGLANAKFDETIELAVRLGVDPRKSDQVVRGITNLPHGTGKKRTVAVLARGNHAEEAKAAGASRVGAEDLIEEIQNGFRDFDVLIAHTEMAPLVGKIGRLLGPRTPNKRNGTVTDNVAQAVREITMATRVEYRTEKAGNVHLPIGKVSFTNEQIEENLVAALTALMKAKPAGAKGRYFRSITLSTTMSPGVPVDVVATAKAIGAA; translated from the coding sequence ATGATCAAGCAAGAGCGAAAGAAACTGAAGACCAAACCGCACAGCGGGCGCTATGTCGAGCTGACGAAGAAGGTGGAACCGGACAAGTTTCTTCCAATGTCCGAAGCCATCGAGGTAGTCAAAGGTTTGGCCAACGCGAAGTTCGATGAGACCATCGAACTGGCAGTTCGGCTGGGTGTGGACCCTCGCAAGTCCGATCAGGTGGTGCGCGGAATCACCAATCTGCCTCATGGGACGGGCAAGAAACGAACCGTGGCCGTGCTAGCCCGAGGCAACCATGCCGAGGAGGCCAAGGCGGCGGGGGCGAGCCGCGTGGGCGCCGAAGACTTGATCGAGGAGATCCAGAACGGCTTTCGCGACTTCGACGTGCTGATCGCTCACACCGAGATGGCGCCGCTGGTGGGCAAGATCGGTCGCCTACTCGGCCCTCGCACACCCAACAAGCGAAACGGCACGGTGACGGACAACGTGGCGCAAGCGGTTCGCGAGATCACGATGGCCACGCGCGTGGAGTACCGCACGGAGAAGGCGGGCAACGTGCATCTGCCCATCGGCAAGGTATCGTTCACGAACGAGCAGATCGAGGAGAACCTGGTGGCTGCCCTGACTGCCTTGATGAAGGCGAAGCCCGCGGGCGCGAAGGGACGCTACTTCCGCTCCATCACCCTCTCCACCACGATGAGCCCTGGGGTGCCCGTGGACGTCGTTGCAACAGCCAAGGCGATAGGCGCGGCATAG
- a CDS encoding ChaN family lipoprotein, translating into MNLLAVLPILITAQADVYRLDLGPAHLRGKTITVSPNTLHDLRSGSSATLRDIAAAADGASFVFVGESHDKAEHHRFQADVIRALVERGRSVIVGMEMFPHTAQTSLDLWSLGRLSEEQFIERSEWKTVWGFDYSLYKPIFDVVREHKLRLTGLNVPRELVRKVSRGGAAALTPEDQADMPDLDTTNAEHRALFNAMIGGAGGHGMGDNVYAGQVLWDTAMAHYALRYWSRTPRTKDTVMVIIAGSGHMMYGLGINYRLSLRTPERILNVLCLDAPPSGTTVARSIADFSFASSAQSTEGP; encoded by the coding sequence ATGAACCTGCTTGCCGTTCTTCCCATCCTCATCACTGCCCAGGCCGACGTGTATCGGCTCGACCTCGGACCTGCTCACCTTCGAGGCAAAACCATCACCGTCTCGCCGAACACACTGCACGACCTTCGAAGCGGGTCGTCCGCCACACTGCGCGACATCGCAGCCGCGGCGGACGGCGCCTCCTTCGTGTTCGTCGGTGAGTCGCACGACAAGGCCGAACACCACCGCTTCCAAGCCGACGTCATCCGGGCTCTCGTGGAGCGTGGTCGCAGCGTCATCGTCGGTATGGAGATGTTCCCACACACCGCCCAGACCAGCCTCGACCTCTGGAGCCTGGGCCGGCTCAGCGAAGAGCAGTTCATCGAACGCTCGGAGTGGAAGACCGTCTGGGGCTTCGACTACTCCCTGTACAAGCCCATCTTCGACGTCGTTCGAGAACACAAGCTGCGGCTTACCGGGCTGAACGTGCCGAGAGAGCTAGTGAGGAAGGTTTCGCGTGGGGGAGCCGCGGCGCTCACACCAGAGGACCAGGCGGACATGCCGGACCTAGACACGACCAACGCAGAACACCGCGCCCTCTTCAACGCGATGATCGGTGGGGCAGGGGGCCACGGGATGGGTGACAACGTATACGCTGGTCAGGTCCTTTGGGACACGGCGATGGCGCACTACGCACTGCGCTACTGGTCCCGGACCCCGCGAACCAAGGACACGGTGATGGTGATCATCGCCGGAAGCGGGCACATGATGTATGGTCTGGGGATCAACTACCGTCTCTCGCTGCGCACGCCCGAGCGAATCCTGAACGTACTTTGCCTGGATGCACCGCCTTCGGGAACCACCGTCGCCCGTAGCATAGCTGACTTCTCGTTCGCTTCTAGTGCACAGTCCACCGAAGGCCCGTAG
- a CDS encoding efflux RND transporter periplasmic adaptor subunit — translation MKRVSIYLGAVLVVGAVAAWLLRPSGDSPLAVKASAAESTESLSFEAFTVEERDVPITLSLPGTLRPKMEASVSSKILARIESITVREGDFVRKGQTLVVLDSRDLEAGLRQAEASLAAAKSGSAAAQTATDLETRQADARVAAATAHYEAAKARLEQARAGLRQQEKRQASLAVQQAEADLRLAEADYQRYKSLYDQNAISKQALDQATTRRDVAASRLAAAREQESLAMEGTRSEEVRVAEQAFEAAKAELQAAKSARLGVDIRKAESMASLARVSQAGAATQAAKVAMSYRTVAAPFDGVVTKRLADPGSTAAPGMPLLQIESAGPLRLEASTPERALRYVRLGVTSARVVLDALDGERVGRVVEIVPSLQPSTRTAIVRFEVGREPGMYSGMYGRADLTTGSKRAITIPESAILRRSGLEYVRVLDERNRTRLRLITTGERIQDGVIVLTGLRAGERVLRNGEER, via the coding sequence TTGAAGCGAGTGAGCATCTATCTCGGTGCGGTTCTCGTCGTGGGTGCGGTCGCTGCTTGGCTGTTGCGTCCGAGCGGCGACTCCCCGCTAGCCGTCAAAGCCTCGGCTGCGGAGTCGACGGAGAGTTTGTCGTTCGAGGCCTTCACGGTGGAAGAGCGGGACGTACCTATCACCCTCTCACTGCCCGGCACGTTGCGCCCGAAGATGGAGGCATCGGTTTCCAGCAAGATTCTGGCACGCATCGAGAGCATCACGGTTCGCGAGGGTGACTTCGTTCGCAAGGGGCAGACACTGGTAGTGCTGGACTCGCGCGATCTCGAAGCCGGCTTGCGACAGGCAGAAGCATCACTTGCCGCCGCGAAAAGCGGGAGTGCGGCTGCACAAACCGCAACCGACCTGGAGACGCGCCAGGCGGATGCGCGGGTCGCTGCTGCCACCGCACACTACGAGGCGGCAAAGGCACGGCTGGAACAAGCCCGTGCCGGGCTGAGGCAGCAAGAGAAGAGGCAAGCTTCGCTGGCCGTGCAGCAAGCGGAGGCGGACCTGCGGCTTGCCGAGGCGGACTATCAGCGGTACAAGTCACTCTATGACCAGAACGCGATCTCCAAGCAGGCACTCGACCAAGCGACCACACGCCGAGATGTGGCAGCCAGCCGCTTGGCAGCCGCGCGAGAGCAGGAGAGCCTGGCGATGGAGGGAACCCGCTCGGAGGAAGTTCGGGTTGCCGAGCAGGCCTTCGAGGCGGCGAAGGCCGAGTTGCAGGCGGCCAAATCGGCACGGCTCGGCGTGGATATCCGAAAAGCCGAGTCGATGGCCTCGCTCGCGCGCGTTTCGCAAGCCGGTGCAGCCACGCAGGCGGCCAAGGTCGCGATGAGTTACCGGACGGTGGCGGCACCGTTCGATGGTGTCGTAACCAAGCGGCTGGCCGACCCCGGCTCCACCGCTGCGCCGGGCATGCCGTTGTTGCAGATCGAGTCAGCGGGACCGCTGCGGCTAGAGGCTAGCACCCCAGAGAGAGCGCTGCGGTACGTGCGATTGGGTGTGACCTCGGCCAGAGTCGTGTTGGATGCACTGGACGGCGAGCGGGTAGGCCGTGTCGTAGAGATCGTGCCCAGCCTGCAGCCCAGCACGCGCACTGCCATCGTGCGGTTCGAGGTGGGGCGGGAACCCGGAATGTACTCCGGCATGTACGGTCGGGCCGACCTAACGACAGGTAGTAAGCGTGCAATCACCATCCCGGAGAGCGCGATATTGCGGCGCAGCGGCCTGGAATATGTGAGGGTGCTGGACGAACGGAATCGGACTAGGCTTCGGCTAATCACTACCGGCGAACGCATACAGGATGGTGTTATCGTGCTGACCGGGCTGCGGGCCGGTGAGCGCGTGCTAAGGAACGGCGAGGAAAGATAG
- the nusG gene encoding transcription termination/antitermination factor NusG → MYRAWYAVHTFAGHENKVRRIIERRAQIQGLWDQRIFKILIPTEQELRTRGGKRTVVQRNVFPGYILVEMTLDDDTWALIKSTSGVTGFVSSGEKPVPLSEREVKDILDSLDTGKAKPRVSWKRADTVRVTNGPFADLTGKIDEVDVDREKLRVLINIFGRDTPVELEFTDVEKI, encoded by the coding sequence GTGTACCGAGCGTGGTACGCGGTGCACACGTTTGCGGGGCACGAGAACAAGGTTCGGCGCATCATCGAGCGCAGGGCCCAGATTCAGGGCCTGTGGGACCAGCGAATTTTCAAGATCCTGATCCCGACCGAACAGGAGCTTCGGACCCGAGGCGGGAAGCGCACGGTGGTGCAGCGGAACGTGTTCCCAGGGTACATCCTGGTGGAGATGACGCTCGACGATGACACGTGGGCGCTGATCAAGTCCACGTCCGGGGTCACCGGCTTCGTGAGTTCGGGCGAGAAGCCAGTACCGCTGAGCGAGCGCGAGGTCAAGGACATTCTGGACAGCTTGGACACCGGCAAGGCGAAGCCGAGGGTTTCCTGGAAGCGAGCCGACACGGTGCGGGTCACCAACGGCCCGTTTGCAGACCTGACGGGCAAGATTGATGAAGTGGATGTGGATCGGGAGAAGTTGCGTGTGCTGATCAACATCTTTGGGCGTGACACTCCGGTAGAACTGGAGTTCACGGACGTGGAGAAGATATAG
- a CDS encoding 4a-hydroxytetrahydrobiopterin dehydratase, translating into MESLASKKCVPCMGGVPPLERSRVDELHGEVIDWQVVSYKKLRRSYDFPDFRTALEFVNRVGEIAEAEGHHPDILLSYGKVEISIWTHKIDGLTESDFILAAKIDKLNNAES; encoded by the coding sequence ATGGAGTCTCTGGCTTCGAAGAAATGCGTGCCGTGTATGGGTGGGGTGCCGCCTCTAGAGCGAAGCAGAGTGGACGAACTACACGGCGAGGTAATTGACTGGCAGGTAGTGTCCTACAAGAAGCTGAGACGCAGCTATGATTTTCCGGACTTTCGCACTGCGCTGGAGTTCGTGAACCGGGTCGGTGAGATCGCGGAAGCCGAGGGGCACCATCCGGACATCCTGCTAAGCTATGGCAAAGTGGAGATATCCATCTGGACGCACAAAATTGACGGGCTGACGGAGAGCGACTTCATCCTCGCAGCGAAGATTGACAAGCTGAACAACGCCGAGTCATAG
- a CDS encoding alkaline phosphatase family protein, which produces MRFILSFLIAFVSLAGGAQAPLREALLADKGPRLVVLIVIDQFRGDYLTRFSDLYLPARKGGTLGGFRFLMEEGAFFTNGRFDHIPLETGVGHSVIGTGAPPFYSGIAGNDWFDRATRKAVYCTQDPLDPSEMSPRNLLSTTFADELKLATGGKAKVVSISIKDRAAILQSGHLPDTVVWYDSRTGQARTGKYYHGGRLPKWAQEANEQKLADSYKGKVWEAVVPQAHDRCIPVPAANVGAPASFGARFPHKLDGSDSGYYGILRMTPWGTEWTLELAKRAAVTEQMGKDEVADALLVSISTNDYLGHAFGPDSPEVLELSVATDRMLSQFFNWLNTHVPGGIDRCLIALTGDHGVAPIPEQAMRSGIGAGRLDMGSVYKKIIAALDERFPGEGDWRLGESAQWVHYDPDTAKARKADPEAVEKVIADVLSQEPGVFAAYTRTQYMEGRLPITELGKTLYRSFRPDRCGDVHIVLQPWWMLGAYPSGTTHGQPFVYDTHVPILFRGPGIQPGVYVERVSPEDIAPTIATVLGTTFPSACTGKPIGLSTVRR; this is translated from the coding sequence ATGCGGTTCATTCTCAGCTTTCTGATTGCCTTCGTCTCGCTGGCCGGGGGCGCGCAGGCTCCACTTCGGGAGGCGCTGCTCGCGGACAAGGGACCTCGGCTCGTGGTCCTTATCGTCATTGACCAGTTTCGCGGGGACTATCTCACTCGTTTCAGCGACTTGTACCTACCCGCCCGTAAGGGGGGGACGCTCGGCGGCTTCCGATTCCTGATGGAAGAGGGAGCCTTTTTCACGAATGGGAGATTTGACCACATCCCGCTCGAGACGGGTGTCGGGCATTCGGTGATCGGTACCGGCGCGCCGCCGTTCTATAGCGGGATCGCAGGCAATGACTGGTTCGACCGCGCGACGCGCAAAGCCGTGTACTGCACGCAGGACCCACTCGATCCCAGCGAGATGTCACCTCGCAATCTGCTCAGCACTACGTTCGCGGATGAACTGAAGCTGGCGACCGGGGGCAAGGCGAAGGTGGTATCCATCTCGATCAAGGACCGAGCGGCGATTTTGCAGTCGGGTCACTTGCCGGATACCGTTGTTTGGTACGACTCGCGCACGGGACAAGCCAGAACCGGTAAGTACTACCATGGTGGCCGACTTCCGAAGTGGGCGCAGGAAGCGAACGAGCAAAAGCTCGCCGATAGTTACAAGGGCAAGGTGTGGGAGGCAGTCGTTCCGCAAGCGCACGACCGTTGCATACCGGTGCCAGCGGCGAACGTCGGTGCACCCGCATCGTTTGGTGCGAGGTTCCCACACAAGTTGGACGGCTCGGACTCGGGGTACTACGGAATCCTGAGGATGACCCCTTGGGGCACGGAGTGGACCCTAGAGTTGGCGAAGCGCGCGGCGGTCACCGAGCAGATGGGAAAGGACGAGGTGGCCGACGCACTCCTTGTCAGTATCTCTACCAACGACTACCTCGGTCATGCATTCGGACCGGACAGCCCCGAGGTGCTAGAGCTCTCGGTGGCGACTGACCGGATGCTATCGCAGTTCTTCAACTGGCTGAACACGCACGTTCCGGGCGGGATCGATCGATGCCTCATTGCGTTGACCGGAGACCACGGGGTGGCACCAATCCCGGAGCAGGCGATGCGTTCCGGCATCGGCGCGGGCAGGCTGGACATGGGGTCGGTATACAAGAAGATCATTGCCGCTCTGGACGAACGCTTTCCCGGCGAGGGGGACTGGCGGCTGGGTGAATCGGCCCAGTGGGTCCACTATGATCCCGATACTGCGAAGGCGCGTAAGGCCGATCCGGAGGCTGTCGAGAAGGTGATCGCGGACGTGCTGAGTCAGGAGCCCGGGGTGTTCGCCGCATATACACGCACTCAGTACATGGAGGGTCGCCTGCCTATCACAGAGCTGGGTAAGACCCTTTATCGCAGCTTTCGACCCGACCGCTGCGGCGACGTGCACATCGTGCTACAACCATGGTGGATGTTGGGTGCGTATCCTTCCGGAACCACCCACGGTCAGCCGTTCGTGTACGACACGCATGTTCCGATTCTGTTTCGGGGCCCCGGCATTCAGCCGGGGGTGTACGTCGAGCGAGTGTCACCGGAAGACATCGCGCCGACGATTGCGACGGTGTTAGGTACCACCTTCCCCAGCGCATGCACGGGGAAACCGATCGGCTTGAGCACCGTACGCAGGTAA
- the pheA gene encoding prephenate dehydratase, with protein MSKDIEALRREIDRLDSELLKLLNERARLAKEIGETKGRSRKPFFTPERELAIYRRLLKDNSGPLQRAQVKAIFREIISAARSLEKPLVAAFWGPAGTFTHMAAIERFGASTELLEKESIQEVFEAVEHGKAEYGVVPIENSIAGVVPETLDMFPQTNVKICAEVYVGIRHHLCTKLTDIKEIERVYAGPQPAAQCKRWLRMNVPNAQIIPAVPTSRAAEMAAEDPKGAAIANALGAELVGLPILFPGIQDNPNNRTRFLVVGYNEPQPTGRDKTSILFNLRNRPGELYRALGAFERHGVNLSMIESRPAPRGTFEYLFYVDTLGHQKDTNVSRAVETLESYALELTVLGSYPEAEQLDR; from the coding sequence ATGAGCAAGGACATCGAGGCCCTCCGCCGTGAGATTGACCGCCTAGATTCCGAATTGCTGAAGCTGCTCAACGAGCGTGCGCGCCTGGCCAAGGAGATCGGCGAGACGAAAGGCCGCTCGCGCAAGCCCTTCTTCACCCCGGAACGAGAACTCGCCATCTACCGCCGCCTGCTAAAGGACAACAGCGGACCTCTGCAGCGGGCCCAGGTAAAGGCCATCTTTCGCGAGATCATCAGCGCCGCCCGATCGCTGGAGAAGCCGTTGGTGGCTGCTTTCTGGGGACCCGCAGGTACCTTTACCCACATGGCCGCCATCGAGCGTTTCGGCGCCAGCACCGAGCTGCTGGAAAAGGAGAGCATCCAAGAAGTGTTCGAGGCGGTGGAGCACGGCAAAGCGGAGTACGGCGTGGTCCCCATCGAGAACTCCATCGCAGGCGTGGTGCCCGAGACGCTCGATATGTTCCCGCAGACCAACGTCAAAATCTGCGCCGAGGTGTATGTCGGCATCCGACACCACCTGTGCACCAAGCTGACGGATATCAAGGAGATCGAGCGAGTCTACGCGGGCCCGCAGCCCGCCGCCCAGTGCAAGCGCTGGCTGCGCATGAACGTGCCGAACGCCCAGATCATCCCCGCGGTCCCGACCTCGCGCGCCGCCGAGATGGCCGCCGAGGACCCGAAGGGGGCAGCCATCGCGAACGCCCTCGGCGCGGAGCTCGTCGGCCTGCCCATCCTGTTCCCCGGCATCCAGGATAACCCTAACAACCGCACGCGTTTCCTCGTCGTCGGCTACAACGAGCCCCAGCCGACCGGACGGGACAAGACATCCATCCTATTCAACCTGCGCAACCGTCCCGGCGAGTTGTATCGCGCCCTCGGCGCGTTCGAGAGGCACGGCGTGAACCTCTCCATGATCGAGAGCCGTCCTGCCCCACGAGGCACCTTCGAGTACCTGTTCTACGTGGACACCCTCGGCCACCAGAAGGATACCAATGTCAGCCGCGCCGTCGAGACCCTGGAGAGCTACGCCCTCGAGCTCACGGTGCTAGGCAGCTATCCCGAAGCGGAGCAACTGGACCGATGA
- the secE gene encoding preprotein translocase subunit SecE: MAETGNEGRDRLRTPKVAVSRAFRGFFKRGGPKAVYLDVAKEMRQTTWPSSQETWRLTGVVLIVIAVSMGYLFAIDTILTWLMRFIMGGA; encoded by the coding sequence ATGGCAGAAACCGGCAACGAAGGTAGGGACCGACTACGCACGCCCAAGGTGGCGGTTAGCCGTGCCTTTCGTGGTTTCTTCAAGAGAGGTGGACCGAAGGCGGTCTATCTGGACGTGGCCAAGGAGATGCGACAGACGACTTGGCCCAGCTCACAAGAGACATGGCGCCTGACTGGAGTCGTGCTCATCGTGATCGCGGTCTCCATGGGATATCTGTTTGCGATTGACACTATCCTGACGTGGTTGATGCGGTTCATCATGGGGGGTGCGTAG
- the rplK gene encoding 50S ribosomal protein L11, whose amino-acid sequence MAKKITGVIKLHIAAGKATPAPPVGPALGQHGINMMEFIKKFNEESASQIGMKLPVEIVVYEDRSYSYTIKQPLAADLLRTAAGIDKGAGNPKNERVGKLTPDQLRQVAKLKMKDLNAEDEEAAMKVLAGTARSMGIEIEGYTP is encoded by the coding sequence ATGGCAAAGAAGATCACCGGAGTAATCAAACTTCATATCGCAGCAGGAAAGGCGACTCCCGCACCGCCTGTCGGCCCGGCGCTGGGTCAGCACGGGATCAACATGATGGAGTTCATCAAGAAGTTCAATGAGGAGAGCGCGAGCCAGATCGGGATGAAGCTCCCGGTCGAAATCGTGGTGTACGAGGATCGTTCGTACAGCTACACGATCAAGCAGCCGCTTGCCGCCGACCTCCTGCGAACCGCAGCCGGCATAGACAAGGGCGCCGGCAACCCGAAGAACGAACGCGTGGGCAAGCTGACGCCCGACCAGCTTCGGCAAGTGGCGAAGCTGAAGATGAAAGACCTGAACGCCGAAGACGAAGAGGCCGCGATGAAGGTGCTGGCGGGAACGGCCCGCAGCATGGGCATCGAGATCGAAGGCTACACGCCCTAG
- a CDS encoding VWA domain-containing protein yields the protein MRRWLSIMLGLMSVACWSQGTLIPREIRPPIPDSWGPWVLQSHRVEVGIRDGVAETRVEQVFLNKGTRPLEADYLFPIPASANISRLSMTDGDKLMEAKIMPADEARRIYESIVRGLRDPALLELAGNRLVRLRIFPIPPQGTRRIQLTYSETMQREGGAYRYVYPFRMDARSEGAPDLVTLRADISSSQPLQTVTSPSHPTAAIRVESASRATVSWESGRPYQPVDFQLLIRSGSENLGLSAMTYRTFGDGFFLLFLSPRLHAPEAEIPKNVVFVFDRTGSMSGQKIVQARTALRYCLEKLRPMDRFKVIAFDDSPDALFRGTVEATRANIEKAIRFAESMEARGGTNILAALDAALDALSTSTGPFDAIVFLTDGQPTVGETDPKRIADKIADRNQELKHIINHAPVPGAPEKQERRPARVRIYSFGVGRDVNSRLLNRLSMDSGGDDNYVTEGEAIEPVVAGFFEKVSVPALRDVRITYEGMDAYDIFPREQRDLFRGSALVIAGRYRGTGSGRIMVTGRGASGEEKVELRLDLGGRHDRDDFIPRIWATRKIGYLLTELNGSGRSSELEKEIVRLSLEYGIVTPLTAFLIADDGPVPQMWRARRAWGEDIRAPEGMRELDAEMERSADAYRKGTTQRLGQWVGRTEQHADAAPMSKAYGGGYQVGGPKGAEGIAQAGPMVQGQARWEARSQRQQGGVYAADKTFYQAGNAMVDSMLQPGDKLVEVQAFSRAHIQLIERYRKLASYSQVGDTVVVQLPGGAVRIGSTGAEELSEEELKRLIPPEYVQTSLEYPDHPGVPLAPLIASASAASIGATLLHLRLRA from the coding sequence ATGCGGCGATGGCTGAGCATCATGTTGGGACTCATGTCGGTGGCCTGCTGGAGCCAGGGAACACTCATTCCTAGGGAGATTCGGCCGCCCATCCCCGACAGTTGGGGCCCCTGGGTCCTGCAGTCGCATCGAGTGGAGGTCGGCATCCGGGATGGCGTTGCCGAAACCCGGGTAGAGCAGGTCTTCCTCAACAAAGGAACGCGACCGCTCGAAGCCGACTACCTATTTCCAATCCCCGCGAGCGCCAACATCTCGCGCCTCAGCATGACCGACGGCGACAAGCTGATGGAAGCCAAGATCATGCCCGCCGACGAGGCGCGCCGCATCTACGAGAGCATCGTGCGCGGTCTGCGCGACCCGGCGCTGCTCGAGCTCGCGGGCAACCGCCTCGTCCGTCTGCGCATCTTCCCAATCCCACCGCAGGGCACGCGCCGAATCCAGCTTACCTACAGTGAAACGATGCAGCGCGAAGGCGGCGCCTACCGGTACGTGTATCCGTTCCGCATGGACGCCCGCTCGGAGGGCGCGCCCGACCTCGTGACGCTTCGCGCCGATATCTCTAGCTCACAGCCCCTGCAAACGGTCACCTCGCCTAGCCATCCGACCGCGGCAATCCGCGTCGAAAGTGCGAGCCGAGCGACCGTCTCGTGGGAGAGTGGACGGCCCTACCAGCCCGTGGACTTCCAACTGCTGATTCGCTCCGGTAGCGAGAACCTGGGGCTCAGTGCCATGACTTATCGCACCTTCGGCGATGGCTTCTTCCTGCTCTTCCTTTCACCACGGCTCCACGCGCCGGAGGCCGAGATTCCCAAGAACGTCGTGTTCGTCTTCGACCGCACCGGCAGCATGAGCGGTCAGAAGATTGTGCAGGCACGCACGGCCCTGCGCTACTGCCTGGAAAAGCTGCGCCCGATGGACCGCTTCAAGGTGATCGCTTTCGACGACTCCCCCGATGCGCTCTTCCGTGGAACTGTCGAGGCCACCAGAGCGAACATCGAGAAGGCCATTCGCTTTGCCGAGAGCATGGAAGCGCGCGGCGGCACGAACATCCTCGCCGCCCTGGACGCGGCACTCGATGCCCTTAGCACCTCGACGGGCCCCTTCGACGCCATCGTCTTCCTCACCGACGGCCAGCCGACTGTCGGCGAGACCGACCCTAAGCGCATTGCCGACAAGATCGCCGACCGGAACCAAGAGCTGAAGCATATAATCAACCATGCCCCTGTGCCGGGCGCGCCGGAGAAACAGGAGCGACGCCCCGCCCGCGTACGCATCTACTCGTTCGGCGTCGGGCGCGACGTGAATAGCCGCTTGCTCAACAGACTGAGCATGGATTCGGGTGGCGACGACAACTACGTGACCGAGGGCGAGGCCATCGAGCCCGTAGTGGCCGGCTTCTTCGAGAAGGTCAGCGTGCCGGCCCTCCGCGACGTCCGCATCACCTACGAGGGCATGGACGCTTACGACATCTTCCCGCGCGAGCAGCGAGACCTGTTCCGTGGCAGCGCACTCGTGATCGCCGGCCGCTATCGTGGCACGGGTTCGGGCCGGATTATGGTCACCGGCCGAGGCGCGAGCGGAGAGGAAAAAGTCGAACTGCGTCTGGACCTCGGCGGCAGACACGATCGCGACGACTTCATCCCACGAATCTGGGCAACCCGCAAGATTGGCTACCTGCTCACCGAGTTGAACGGATCGGGCCGCAGCTCTGAGCTGGAGAAGGAGATTGTTCGTCTTTCACTCGAGTACGGAATCGTTACGCCCCTGACTGCCTTCCTGATCGCCGACGACGGGCCGGTACCCCAAATGTGGCGCGCCCGCCGGGCTTGGGGAGAGGACATCCGAGCGCCAGAGGGGATGCGAGAACTCGATGCCGAGATGGAGCGCTCGGCCGACGCTTACAGGAAGGGCACGACCCAGCGCCTCGGCCAGTGGGTAGGCCGCACCGAGCAGCATGCCGATGCCGCACCGATGTCCAAGGCCTACGGCGGCGGCTATCAGGTCGGCGGCCCGAAAGGCGCGGAAGGAATCGCCCAAGCCGGCCCGATGGTACAAGGGCAAGCCCGATGGGAGGCCCGCTCTCAGAGGCAACAAGGTGGTGTGTACGCCGCCGACAAGACCTTTTACCAGGCAGGCAACGCCATGGTGGACAGCATGCTGCAGCCGGGCGACAAGCTGGTGGAGGTCCAGGCGTTCAGCCGCGCGCACATCCAGCTCATCGAACGCTACCGCAAGCTGGCGTCCTACAGCCAGGTAGGGGATACGGTCGTGGTGCAGCTTCCCGGCGGAGCCGTGCGCATCGGCTCGACAGGCGCCGAGGAGCTCTCGGAAGAGGAACTGAAGCGGCTGATTCCGCCGGAATACGTCCAGACGAGTCTCGAGTATCCTGACCACCCCGGTGTGCCGCTGGCACCGCTGATTGCCTCGGCCTCCGCAGCCTCCATCGGCGCCACCCTGTTGCATCTTCGCCTCCGAGCATGA
- a CDS encoding SDR family oxidoreductase translates to MSVVIVITGASQGIGRAAAQALAAKDRELVLVARRRPALELVGGECEAAGARTLVRCLDVQDESAVKGLFDGLERVDALVNCAGFGRFGPTEEEDTATFDRCIAVNLRGVYLCCKHAVRRMLPAGSGRIVNVLSIAAKVPFPASAAYCASKWGALGLTLSLAAEYRVRGIKITALLPGSVDTPFWDSQTWRPKRDRMLPAKDVGAAIAQILSAPDTMNIDELVVMPPDGIL, encoded by the coding sequence ATGAGCGTGGTTATCGTAATCACCGGCGCAAGCCAGGGCATCGGTCGTGCCGCCGCCCAGGCCCTCGCCGCCAAAGACCGTGAGCTGGTGCTGGTCGCCCGGCGCCGACCTGCGCTCGAACTGGTCGGCGGCGAGTGCGAGGCGGCCGGGGCGCGCACGCTCGTCCGTTGCCTGGACGTGCAAGACGAGTCCGCCGTCAAAGGGCTCTTCGACGGGTTGGAGCGGGTGGATGCGCTGGTGAACTGCGCCGGCTTCGGCAGGTTCGGGCCTACCGAGGAGGAGGACACCGCTACCTTCGACCGCTGCATAGCCGTGAACCTACGAGGCGTCTATCTCTGCTGCAAGCACGCCGTCCGCCGAATGCTGCCTGCAGGCTCGGGCCGGATCGTCAATGTCCTATCCATCGCCGCCAAGGTGCCATTTCCCGCGAGCGCAGCCTACTGCGCCTCCAAATGGGGTGCGCTCGGACTGACGCTCTCCCTCGCCGCCGAGTACCGAGTGCGCGGAATCAAGATAACGGCCCTCCTGCCGGGAAGCGTAGACACCCCGTTCTGGGACAGCCAGACCTGGAGGCCGAAGCGAGACCGCATGCTTCCCGCCAAAGACGTTGGGGCCGCAATCGCTCAAATCCTGAGCGCACCGGACACCATGAACATAGACGAACTGGTCGTGATGCCGCCGGACGGTATCCTATGA